ACTAATGCCCATGCGACCCCTGATTGCTGTATTATTGAGCATATGCCCCTTTTTCACCTCTCTGGCCCAGACAGACGATGCCATAGCCAGCTCCATGAAGGCGGGCATTGCCTTACACGATAAAGGAGACTATGAAGGCGCCATTAAAATATATGATTCGATAATAAAAAAAGACCCGCATTTCTTCCTCGCTTATTACGAAAAAAGTCTCTCCCTCCTTACTGCCGGCAAATACCAGGATTGCGCAGACCTGTCCGGGGAAATTGTCAAACAATTCCCGGAAGCTAAAGAGATCCCGAAAGTGTATTCAAATTATGGCACGGCACTGGATTATTTGCAGAAACCTGAGGAGGCAATTAAAATATATAGTGAGGGCATAAAAAAGTTTCCGGGCAATTACCTCCTGTGGTTTAACCGGGGCGTTACCGAATACAGTCTGAAAGACCTGGAAAAAGCCGCTGAAGATTTTAAAAAGTCGGTAAGCCTTAACCCGATGCACGCTTCCTCACACATCTACCTGGCCTATTGCATGCAGAACACCAACAAAGTGGCTTCTATCATGTGCGTATCTACCTTCCTGATATTGGAACCCACCACTAAAAGATCGGAAAATGCGGTCAAGCTTTTATCAAGCCTGCTGGGCAGGAACGTTGAAAAAAAGGATGAAAAAAATATTACTATCAGTTTGTCGCCCGATCTGTTAGATACAAAGTCCAAAAAAGAAGATGATTTTCATATTACAGAATTGACTTTAACCTTTGGGAGCGCCCTTGACCTGGGAGAAAGCAAGAAAGACGTGAATATTGCCGAAAAGATGAAAGAAAAGCTGGACATTATCGGGGTGATAGATGAATCAAAGAAAAAAGGATTTTTTACTACCTTTTATGTTCCCTTCTTTAAAGAAATGCATCGGGATAGTTTGATGCGAACAGCAGCCTATATCATGAACGCTTCTGCAGACAATAAAGATGTCAACAACTGGCTGGAACAAAACAAAAGCCATGTTGAAGAATTTTACAAATGGGTTGATAATTATGCGTGGAGAAAAGAGGAGAAATGATAAAAAGAACTTTAATCTTGGTATTCCTGCGACTCTGTTCAAAAATTCCGTTGAACAGACCGACACTTTAAAATTTAAACAATTTGGTGACAGCTCGGAATTCAGCGAACTAAATCTTAATCCTGACAAAACGTTTGCCTTCCATTACTACAATACGTTCAGTTGCTGGACGTGGCATTCTATTTACGGCACATGGAAAATAAAAAACAATAAAATTGTTTTTGCAGATACCATATATAATGAAGAAGATAATATCCGGTTTGACACTTCTGCTAACAATAAGACCAATTACATTTTAATAACTGTCAAAAACGATCATGGTAAGCCATTGGCTTGAATGAAAATTAGATACGCATTAGGGACGTCTGATTCACCGGGCACTTATGAAACTGACAAAAACGGGCAAATCAGCATTCAAAAGAATATAATCACCAAACAGAAAAATACTAATCCAGGTGAAGGCGAAGTAAATTTCAAAATTCATTTCAGCACTAAGAAATGCTCTGAATGCTCACTGAGCACCTCCTTTGACACTGCTTGTGATAAAATAAACATCACTGTTGTAGACAATCCAAGAGTAGCTCACGTTACCAGAACAACAACTTACAACATTGATGGCAATGAAATTTACTTCGAAAGCCAAACATATACAAATAGTAAAGGATTTGGAGAGCAAAGCTGGGGAAACTTTCGGGTAATTGCCGGGCGAATAACTGCGATCACAATGAATCAATGATATCAAATGAGAAATCTCTTTTCCTTAATTGCCATCTTTGCACTTCAAACCTGTTACTCACAAGAGCTGGATATACTTCAAAACGATTCAGTTTATAGTAAAAATAAAATTTCTTTAAGAACGATGTACCACATGAACGGTGGCACATTACAAAAAGATCTTGTAACACATTACAATGCTGCCGGACAAAAAACAAAACAGTTCTGGTTTTGGAATGGAGAATCGAGATTTCACAACGTTGAAACGTTTTATTATTCCCGCAACGGGCTACCTTCATCCCTAATAGACTCTTTTGCAGACGGGAATATAGAAATTACCACCTATTATTACGACAGCAATCGCAATCTTAAAAAAAGAGTAACTCTAAATAAAAAAGACACAATAGACTTTTGGACTTACCCCAACAAGCATACAACCATTCAGCGCTGGTACATGGAGGGGAAGCCATACAGGTTTGATACAGCGATATATGAAGCAGAAACTGCTATGCTGGAATATTTCGGCACGAATAAATCACAAAACGCAGCCAGGGGTTTCAAATGGCATTATAAGTTCAAGAATAAGTTTGACGGAAAAGGTAATCTTGTAACCGTTTATGCAAAAGTTGAAAAGCCATATAATTCGTTTACGAAATATATCTACAACAAAAGAGGTTTATTATTAAAGAAACAGGAAATTATCAGTGTTAATAAAAAAAAGGAAATACAAACCGAATACTATTTTAAATACGATAAATAGCCCTTACAAGCCTGCATCATAAAAAAACGTGAAAAACACCTGTTGTTATAACCTGGAATATCATTACTCTTGGAGATATTGAGGCTCTATAATTAAAAAACAAAACAGATGTTGAATAAGTACTTTATCAGCCATTCCACAGCTGATAATCGGTTCATCGAAGAAGAAATAATCCCCCTTTTAAGGGCGATGAATATTGAAACATGGTATTCCAAGAATGATATAAGATCAGCCACCGAATGGGAACGTTCAATAAAATATGGCCTGGAGCATTCGGATGGGGTTATTTTAATTATGTCGCACAACTCAAGCAAGTCTGATTATGTAAAAGACGAAGTAAGCTGGGCAATTGACAAAAGACCAGGAAAGCTTTTACCGGTGATGATAAGTGATTGTGACCCTATTGATTTTCATATCCGTCTTCCAAGAATACAATATATAAATTATAAAGAGGATGAAAGAACCGCAAGAATAAATTTAATTGGGCTATTAAAGTCTTTAGAAAATGCCCAAAAACGTTTGTTTACCATAAAAGGCAAGTGGACAGGCCATGCTTTTCAGATTTTTGGCAATGAAGCACTGGAATCGCCTCTTACTTTGGAAGTTTGGCAAATTGACAATAATAGCATAAGTGGAAATCTTATTGTTTTGCACCCTAAATTCGGGGAAGCAGCTTTTACATTAACAGGAAG
The Niastella koreensis GR20-10 genome window above contains:
- a CDS encoding tetratricopeptide repeat protein: MRPLIAVLLSICPFFTSLAQTDDAIASSMKAGIALHDKGDYEGAIKIYDSIIKKDPHFFLAYYEKSLSLLTAGKYQDCADLSGEIVKQFPEAKEIPKVYSNYGTALDYLQKPEEAIKIYSEGIKKFPGNYLLWFNRGVTEYSLKDLEKAAEDFKKSVSLNPMHASSHIYLAYCMQNTNKVASIMCVSTFLILEPTTKRSENAVKLLSSLLGRNVEKKDEKNITISLSPDLLDTKSKKEDDFHITELTLTFGSALDLGESKKDVNIAEKMKEKLDIIGVIDESKKKGFFTTFYVPFFKEMHRDSLMRTAAYIMNASADNKDVNNWLEQNKSHVEEFYKWVDNYAWRKEEK
- a CDS encoding toll/interleukin-1 receptor domain-containing protein; the encoded protein is MLNKYFISHSTADNRFIEEEIIPLLRAMNIETWYSKNDIRSATEWERSIKYGLEHSDGVILIMSHNSSKSDYVKDEVSWAIDKRPGKLLPVMISDCDPIDFHIRLPRIQYINYKEDERTARINLIGLLKSLENAQKRLFTIKGKWTGHAFQIFGNEALESPLTLEVWQIDNNSISGNLIVLHPKFGEAAFTLTGSCAFEKFFQYNYYSQQPSVIQFGAMLLELDPLGIEFKGKFVGYGAYSGKIITGDIHLKKN